The following proteins are encoded in a genomic region of Pyrus communis chromosome 11, drPyrComm1.1, whole genome shotgun sequence:
- the LOC137708240 gene encoding probable disease resistance protein At5g63020 codes for MGNCCSVTLQVPCDALINRCLDCTFGRASYLCFMKENLKSLTNALEELKALKNDVEDRVDRAEAQGQRRLDEVQLWMSRVKKIEVEVVELLRDKDQEIQKLCAGGYCSSSCNSSYEYGKKVTEKLREVDALSSKGRTFGKVAGDAPPLPEMRQMDHTLGMESMIVELWRQLEEPEVRIVGLYGMGGVGKTTLLNQIHNKYLGTPNDFDFIILIPISRNHRIEKIQNEIGREIGCFSDRWKNKEKEQKAYEIFKALRRKKFVLLLDDVWEQVDLTKVGIPIPDETNRSKLIFTTRDEQVCSKMGGRKKRVKCLEEDEAWKLFRMNVNVAEDVLSLDPEIPGLAKTVARKCAGLPLALKIVGRAMSCKKTAREWKDAIDVLRTSASRFEGMEEVLPLLKLSYDNLSSDEVKACFLYCALFPEDFAIHKDELIYKWMGEEILKEYADVDGALNKGYTIIGTLVRSCLLEDIRGHVKMHDVIRDMALWLACELEETKDNFMVQAGHLLKEIPNVEKWDGVKRMSLMANDIENLDTIPSCPNLHTLYLSNNRLKMIDHNFFNSMSTLQVLDLSKNKDLAQLPSGISKLVSLLYLDLSETCIAALPIELKALVKLIYLNLEHTSELDVIPQNLLSSFSKLRVLKLYNSGTCKSILGDNAHLESELQGLKHLDMLTFTIQTVLISERFFASNKLMSCTRFLCLDGLSLLDISPLAYMKRAYSLIINSCGRVEYNLDVLSQSSFKHLEAVDVHDCPNLSDLTWLVFAPNLKTLSIRSCSKMTEIIRLEKLGEIAQVDEMNQFSKLDELILVSLPQLESIYGDKTLPFLYLKRIETRGCRNLKKLPLNLSSVPKRDLVITGEQEWWNMLLWESEDHKKAFLPCFRQYK; via the coding sequence ATGGGGAATTGCTGCTCAGTCACTCTGCAAGTGCCATGCGACGCCCTCATCAATCGCTGCCTGGACTGCACCTTCGGACGAGCATCCTACCTTTGTTTCATGAAAGAAAATCTCAAATCTCTCACAAACGCGTTGGAAGAATTGAAAGCGCTGAAGAACGACGTCGAGGACAGAGTCGACAGGGCCGAGGCACAAGGACAGAGGAGGTTAGACGAAGTCCAGTTGTGGATGTCGAGGGTTAAAAAAATCGAAGTGGAAGTCGTCGAATTGTTGAGAGACAAAGATCAGGAGATTCAGAAGTTATGTGCAGGAGGGTACTGCTCGAGTAGCTGCAATTCAAGCTACGAATACGGGAAAAAAGTGACCGAGAAGCTGAGGGAAGTCGATGCTTTGAGTTCGAAGGGAAGGACTTTCGGTAAGGTAGCCGGGGACGCTCCGCCGCTACCGGAGATGCGACAGATGGACCACACTTTGGGGATGGAGTCCATGATTGTTGAGCTATGGAGGCAACTTGAGGAGCCAGAAGTGCGAATTGTTGGGTTGTACGGAATGGGAGGGGTGGGGAAAACTACACTGCTTAATCAGATCCACAACAAGTACCTCGGCACCCCGAATGATTTCGATTTCATAATCTTGATTCCGATTTCAAGAAATCACAGGATTGAGAAAATTCAGAACGAGATTGGGAGGGAAATCGGGTGTTTTAGTGACAGATGGAAGAACAAAGAGAAGGAGCAAAAGGCTTACGAGATCTTCAAGGCATTGCGGAGAAAGAAGTTTGTGTTGCTTTTGGACGATGTGTGGGAGCAGGTAGATCTGACCAAGGTTGGAATTCCAATCCCCGACGAAACAAACCGGTCGAAACTGATATTCACTACTCGCGACGAGCAAGTGTGCAGCAAAATGGGTGGTCGCAAGAAAAGAGTCAAGTGTCTTGAGGAGGATGAAGCATGGAAATTGTTTAGGATGAATGTTAACGTTGCGGAAGATGTGCTTTCTCTTGATCCCGAAATCCCTGGCCTGGCTAAGACTGTGGCAAGAAAGTGCGCCGGTTTGCCTCTTGCTCTGAAAATAGTTGGCAGGGCAATGTCTTGCAAGAAGACAGCAAGAGAATGGAAAGATGCAATTGATGTTTTGAGGACATCGGCTTCGAGATTTGAAGGTATGGAAGAAGTCCTCCCTCTTCTTAAGCTTAGCTACGACAATTTATCTAGCGACGAAGTCAAGGCTTGTTTCTTGTATTGTGCGTTATTTCCGGAAGATTTTGCTATTCATAAAGATGAGTTGATATACAAATGGATGGGTGAGGAAATATTGAAAGAGTATGCCGATGTAGATGGAGCTCTAAACAAGGGTTACACTATCATCGGTACTCTTGTTCGTTCTTGTCTGTTGGAAGATATAAGAGGCCATGTAAAAATGCATGATGTGATTCGTGATATGGCATTGTGGTTAGCTTGTGAACTCGAAGAAACGAAAGACAATTTTATGGTTCAAGCTGGCCATCTTTTGAAGGAAATACCGAATGTTGAAAAATGGGACGGTGTGAAAAGAATGTCATTGATGGCCAATGACATTGAAAATCTTGACACAATACCTTCATGCCCCAATCTACATACCTTGTATCTCAGTAATAATCGTCTGAAGATGATCGATCACAATTTCTTCAATTCTATGTCCACCCTACAAGTTTTGgatttgtccaagaacaaggatTTAGCCCAGTTGCCATCAGGAATATCGAAATTGGTTTCTTTACTATATCTTGATCTTTCAGAGACATGCATAGCAGCGcttccaattgagttaaaggcATTGGTGAAGCTAATATATCTGAACTTGGAGCATACCAGTGAACTTGATGTGATTCCGCAGAATTTACTCTCTAGCTTCTCGAAACTCAGAGTTTTGAAACTATATAATAGCGGTACTTGCAAAAGCATTCTTGGGGATAATGCGCACCTGGAAAGTGAATTGCAAGGTTTGAAGCACTTGGATATGCTAACCTTTACCATACAAACTGTTCTTATTTCCGAAAGGTTTTTCGCCTCCAACAAGCTAATGAGCTGCACTCGTTTTCTATGCCTTGACGGTTTAAGCTTGCTTGATATATCACCGTTGGCATATATGAAACGTGCATATTCTCTTATTATTAACAGTTGTGGTCGTGTGGAGTACAACTTAGATGTTTTAAGCCAAAGTTCCTTCAAACACCTTGAAGCTGTGGATGTACATGATTGCCCCAACTTGTCGGACTTGACATGGCTCGTCTTTGCTCCAAATCTCAAGACATTATCCATACGCTCATGCTCCAAAATGACAGAAATAATCCGACTTGAAAAGTTGGGTGAAATTGCCCAAGTAGATGAGATGAATcaattttcaaagcttgatGAATTGATATTGGTAAGCCTACCACAGTTGGAGAGCATATACGGAGACAAAACCTTGCCCTTTCTGTATCTGAAGAGAATCGAAACCCGTGGCTGTCGAAATTTAAAGAAGCTTCCCCTCAACCTTAGCAGCGTCCCGAAACGTGATCTTGTGATCACTGGAGAACAAGAATGGTGGAATATGCTCCTTTGGGAGAGTGAAGATCATAAGAAGGCTTTCCTCCCTTGTTTCAGACAATATAAGTAA